One region of Streptomyces capillispiralis genomic DNA includes:
- a CDS encoding LacI family DNA-binding transcriptional regulator, translating into MGHPFPIREIARQAGLSEATVDRVLNGRGGVRESTAREVHRAIADLDRQRTQVRLVGRTFMVDIVMQSPERFSTAVRTALEAELPSLHPAVVRSRYHFRETGPAAALVAVLDRIGRRGSQGVVLKAPDVPEVTAAVGRLAAAGVPVVTLVTDLPASARIGYVGSDNRAAGATAAYLMGQWLGERPGNVLTSLSSGFFRNEEEREMGFRSAMRARQPGRALVEIAEGQGLDATQYDLVRAALERDPEIRAVYSIGGGNIATLRAFEDAGRECAVFVAHDLDHDNTRLLREHRLSAVLHHDLRHDLREACHIVMRAHGALPSAGPTLPSAIQVVTPYNMPATATG; encoded by the coding sequence ATGGGCCACCCCTTCCCGATCCGGGAAATCGCACGTCAGGCAGGGTTGAGCGAGGCCACGGTGGACCGTGTCCTCAACGGCAGGGGAGGGGTGCGGGAGAGCACCGCGCGCGAGGTGCACCGGGCGATCGCCGACCTGGACCGGCAGCGCACCCAGGTCCGCCTCGTCGGCCGGACGTTCATGGTGGACATCGTGATGCAGTCGCCGGAGCGGTTCTCCACCGCCGTCCGCACCGCCCTGGAGGCCGAACTGCCCTCCCTGCACCCGGCGGTGGTCCGCTCCCGCTACCACTTCCGCGAGACCGGACCGGCCGCCGCGCTGGTTGCGGTGCTCGACCGGATCGGCCGGCGCGGCTCGCAGGGGGTGGTCCTCAAGGCGCCCGACGTGCCCGAGGTGACCGCCGCCGTCGGACGGCTCGCGGCGGCGGGCGTCCCGGTGGTGACCCTGGTGACCGACCTGCCCGCGAGCGCCCGGATCGGGTACGTCGGCAGCGACAACCGGGCCGCGGGCGCCACCGCCGCGTACCTCATGGGGCAGTGGCTGGGCGAGCGGCCCGGCAACGTCCTCACCAGCCTCTCCAGCGGCTTCTTCCGCAACGAGGAGGAGCGCGAGATGGGCTTCCGCAGCGCCATGCGCGCCCGGCAGCCGGGGCGCGCGCTGGTCGAGATCGCCGAGGGCCAGGGCCTGGACGCCACCCAGTACGACCTGGTCCGGGCCGCCCTGGAGCGGGACCCTGAGATCCGGGCGGTCTACTCGATCGGCGGCGGCAACATCGCCACCCTGCGCGCCTTCGAGGACGCCGGGCGCGAGTGCGCCGTGTTCGTCGCGCACGACCTGGACCACGACAACACCCGGCTGCTGCGCGAGCACCGGCTGTCCGCCGTGCTCCACCACGATCTCCGGCACGACCTGCGCGAGGCCTGCCACATCGTGATGCGGGCCCACGGCGCGCTGCCGTCCGCGGGCCCCACCCTGCCGTCCGCGATCCAGGTCGTGACGCCCTACAACATGCCCGCCACGGCTACGGGGTGA
- a CDS encoding phytanoyl-CoA dioxygenase family protein, whose amino-acid sequence MSVSTPQQTPAPAAWLSERDCDLDAFRALVEQSTDPGAHPHASAVERDVLLYDADRLALADRREVQAELVRALTDGPGIVVVRGAFPDPAVVDRATAVFDALIAEQRASGATAGDHFAKPGANDRVWNALEKAALYDPQAFADYYANDVIALVSSAWLGPGYQVTSQVNVVNPGGAAQTVHRDYHLGFLSNEAAAAYPAQVHRLSPALTLQGAVAHCDMPVESGPTLYLPHSQKYEPGYLAWRLPEFQEYFAEHHVQLPLAKGDAVFFNPALFHAAGANRSADIRRMANLLQVSSAFGRAMETVDREAVAGAVYPVLLGRKAEGAGERWLENVIAASAEGYPFPTNLDSDPPVDGLAPPSQADVVRRALREGWTPRTLRGELRAAVQRRES is encoded by the coding sequence ATGTCCGTATCCACTCCGCAGCAGACCCCCGCGCCGGCCGCCTGGCTGTCCGAACGGGACTGCGACCTGGACGCCTTCCGCGCGCTGGTCGAGCAGTCGACCGACCCCGGCGCCCACCCGCACGCCTCGGCGGTGGAGCGCGACGTGCTGCTCTACGACGCCGACCGGCTCGCCCTCGCCGACCGCCGGGAGGTCCAGGCCGAGCTGGTGCGGGCCCTCACCGACGGTCCCGGCATCGTGGTCGTGCGCGGCGCCTTCCCCGACCCGGCGGTGGTCGACCGGGCCACGGCCGTCTTCGACGCCCTGATCGCCGAGCAGCGCGCCTCGGGCGCCACCGCCGGCGACCACTTCGCCAAGCCGGGCGCCAACGACCGGGTGTGGAACGCCCTGGAGAAGGCCGCCCTGTACGACCCGCAGGCATTCGCCGACTACTACGCCAACGACGTGATCGCCCTGGTGTCCTCGGCCTGGCTGGGCCCCGGCTACCAGGTCACCTCGCAGGTCAACGTGGTCAACCCGGGCGGCGCCGCGCAGACCGTGCACCGCGACTACCACCTCGGCTTCCTCTCCAACGAGGCGGCCGCCGCCTACCCGGCGCAGGTGCACCGCCTCTCCCCCGCGCTCACCCTCCAGGGCGCGGTGGCGCACTGTGACATGCCCGTCGAGTCCGGCCCCACGCTGTACCTGCCGCACTCGCAGAAGTACGAGCCCGGCTACCTCGCCTGGCGGCTCCCGGAGTTCCAGGAGTACTTCGCGGAGCACCACGTGCAGCTGCCGCTGGCCAAGGGCGACGCGGTGTTCTTCAACCCGGCGCTGTTCCACGCCGCGGGCGCCAACCGGTCGGCGGACATCCGGCGCATGGCCAACCTGCTCCAGGTGTCGTCCGCCTTCGGGCGGGCGATGGAGACCGTGGACCGCGAGGCGGTGGCCGGTGCCGTCTACCCGGTGCTGCTGGGGCGCAAGGCCGAGGGGGCCGGCGAGCGGTGGCTGGAGAACGTGATCGCGGCGAGCGCCGAGGGCTACCCGTTCCCCACCAACCTCGACAGCGACCCGCCGGTCGACGGCCTCGCCCCGCCCTCGCAGGCCGACGTGGTGCGCCGGGCGCTGCGCGAGGGGTGGACCCCGCGGACGCTGCGCGGCGAGTTGCGGGCCGCGGTGCAGCGGCGCGAGAGCTGA
- a CDS encoding SDR family oxidoreductase, whose product MGLLDDKVVLVNGGSQGVGAAVARAAVREGAAVAVTGRRPEPGEALVAELTGAGGEAVFVRADLADAEQAKDSVARVVAAYGRVDCLVNSAGLTSRGTLLDTTPDLFDRHIAVNLRGPFFAMQAAVADMLRRGAPGTIVNVITSSAHGGQPFLAPYVAAKAGLAGLTRNAAHAHRWDRIRVNGLNIGWTATEGEDATQRAFHGAGDDWREQAAARLPMGRLGLPDEIADFVVLLLSDRSGVVTGSVIDWDQNVLGGLD is encoded by the coding sequence ATGGGACTTCTCGACGACAAGGTCGTCCTCGTCAACGGCGGCAGCCAGGGGGTCGGTGCCGCCGTCGCGCGGGCCGCGGTCCGTGAGGGGGCGGCGGTCGCCGTCACCGGGCGGCGCCCGGAACCCGGCGAGGCACTGGTGGCGGAACTGACCGGCGCGGGCGGCGAGGCGGTGTTCGTACGGGCCGACCTGGCGGACGCCGAGCAGGCGAAGGACTCCGTCGCGCGGGTCGTCGCGGCGTACGGCCGCGTCGACTGCCTGGTCAACTCCGCGGGCCTCACCTCCCGCGGGACGCTCCTCGACACCACGCCCGACCTGTTCGACCGGCACATCGCCGTCAACCTCAGGGGCCCGTTCTTCGCCATGCAGGCCGCGGTCGCGGACATGCTGCGGCGCGGGGCGCCCGGCACCATCGTCAACGTCATCACCTCCTCGGCGCACGGCGGGCAGCCGTTCCTGGCGCCGTACGTCGCCGCCAAGGCCGGACTCGCCGGCCTGACCCGCAACGCCGCGCACGCCCACCGGTGGGACCGGATCCGCGTCAACGGCCTGAACATCGGCTGGACCGCCACCGAGGGCGAGGACGCCACCCAGCGCGCCTTCCACGGGGCGGGCGACGACTGGCGCGAGCAGGCGGCCGCGCGGCTGCCGATGGGCAGGCTCGGCCTGCCGGACGAGATCGCCGACTTCGTGGTCCTGCTGCTGTCCGACCGCTCGGGCGTGGTCACCGGCTCCGTGATCGACTGGGACCAGAACGTCCTGGGCGGCCTCGACTGA
- a CDS encoding Gfo/Idh/MocA family protein, with protein MRIGILGLGRIGAFHAETLSGLDAVESLVVSDPFADAAKAAAERFGAAVADSPEAVLAAGVDGVVVAAATDAHPGLILACAEAGVPVFCEKPVARTMAEGVAVLKAVEGRDVPIQIGYNRRFDAGFVAARAAVRSGELGTLHTVRSTTLDPAPPPAAYVAASGGIFRDCSVHDFDIIRWVTGREVREVYAAGGNRGADYIREAGDADTTGAVLTLDDGTLAVVSNSRHNACGYDVRMEIHGFTDSIAVGLEDKLPLRSVERGVTFPAGVPHDFFMDRFAAAYRAELTAFTEVVAGTRPSPCTVADALEAGWIAEACTLSLHEHRPVTVDEVRGA; from the coding sequence ATGCGCATCGGAATCCTCGGCCTCGGCCGCATCGGCGCCTTCCACGCCGAGACCCTGTCCGGGCTCGACGCCGTCGAGTCCCTCGTCGTCTCCGACCCGTTCGCGGACGCCGCGAAGGCCGCCGCCGAACGCTTCGGCGCCGCGGTCGCCGACTCCCCCGAGGCGGTGCTCGCGGCCGGCGTGGACGGCGTGGTCGTCGCCGCCGCCACCGACGCCCACCCGGGGCTGATCCTCGCCTGTGCGGAGGCCGGCGTCCCGGTCTTCTGCGAGAAGCCCGTCGCCCGCACCATGGCCGAGGGCGTGGCGGTCCTGAAGGCGGTCGAGGGCCGTGACGTGCCGATCCAGATCGGCTACAACCGGCGCTTCGACGCGGGCTTCGTGGCCGCCCGGGCGGCCGTGCGCAGCGGGGAGCTGGGCACGCTGCACACCGTCCGCTCCACCACGCTGGACCCGGCGCCCCCGCCGGCCGCGTACGTCGCCGCCTCCGGCGGCATCTTCCGCGACTGCTCGGTGCACGACTTCGACATCATCCGCTGGGTGACCGGCCGCGAGGTGCGCGAGGTGTACGCCGCCGGCGGCAACCGGGGCGCCGACTACATCAGGGAGGCGGGCGACGCCGACACCACCGGCGCGGTCCTCACCCTCGACGACGGCACCCTCGCGGTGGTCTCCAACAGCCGCCACAACGCCTGCGGTTACGACGTGCGCATGGAGATCCACGGCTTCACCGACTCCATCGCGGTGGGCCTGGAGGACAAGCTGCCGCTGCGGTCGGTGGAGCGGGGCGTCACCTTCCCGGCGGGCGTCCCGCACGACTTCTTCATGGACCGCTTCGCGGCCGCCTACCGCGCCGAACTGACCGCGTTCACCGAGGTGGTGGCGGGCACCCGCCCCTCACCGTGCACCGTCGCGGACGCCCTGGAGGCCGGCTGGATCGCCGAGGCCTGCACCCTGTCCCTGCACGAGCACCGTCCGGTGACCGTGGATGAGGTGCGCGGGGCCTGA